A window of Daucus carota subsp. sativus chromosome 2, DH1 v3.0, whole genome shotgun sequence genomic DNA:
ACTCAGAAGTTTGCTGAGATGGATGAGCAAACTCAAATGAAAGAAATTTCGAAAACCATCAGTAACATTTTTTTATCTCACAGTGGCCCCATTTTAAGTTTCTTTCTTTACATTCCTAGAGATCTGCCATTTCATGAAAGTTCAGATCTCATTCTTTGGATCAAAAACATATCAAACAAGGGTGTTGAAACTCTGACGCTTAGGAATGAATCACCAGTTGACTGCAAAATTCCCTCTTATTTCTTTTCTTGTGTGCAGTTAACTGATTTGGGCCTCGAGGGCTGCGTATTAAACCCTCCTCTTGGGTTTACCGGATTTAGTAAGCTAATAAGGGTAGACCTTAAGGATGTGACATTCAGTGGTAACATGTCTTTCGGCACTCAAGTCCAAGATTTACGACTGCATAATTGTAGAGGCATTGAACATTTGGGACGACAGTTCAAACCTGATAACAATCTCACTGCATTGTACTTCTTGAACTCTGATGTAATTGATTGGCGATGGTTCGAATGCACCTATAAGTTGCAATATCTTAGGATTGTGATGAGTAAAATGCCCAGTTCTACCGAGAAAGTGATTAATTTGGACAAGCTACTTGGCAATATGCCTAGACTCGACACTCTTTGGCTTGAAGGCTTCGTATACAGGGTACGTGATTTTAACTAACaagtttgattatatatttgatatcagCATTTACTAGTATAATTACTGACCCAACCAAATATCTCACAATTTAATTTGTGTTTGTACATAGCTTTTTGCACCAGGTGCAGCTGGTTTGAAGTGTCTAACAAAAAAAATGGAGAACTTGAAAGTAATGTACCttcaattttttgaaatatatgatCTGGTTCAGATTCGAGCTGTTCTTTATTTGATCAGAAGTGCACCGAACCTGCAAATGCTTGACATCAGTCTGGTGAGAACTTGTTCCGCCAATATgatcattatcatatttttcttggctagttttaatgaatttataatgCTTTCTACTTAATTGGGGCCTTGAGACTAGTCATAGTCCAAAGAGAAGTTTGAATTATTCCTATCCTTTTCTAGTAAAATCAAATGATTCTTTCATCTGGAGACAGTTAATTATGTAATCAAATAGTAGGTTTAGATTATTTAATATGCCATATTTGTTGCATATAAAGATGACTATAGATTTTTTTGGCCCATTTGTTCTTACAACAAGGAACATAAATGTATAGTACTTTATAAAACAtaccttatatatttttatatatcctattgaAAAATAACTTAAGAaatgaaaaaagatatttaacaaaaaatgcTTCTTACGTATAAGGATTATTGGTATTTTTGTGTCCAAACCTAAGACTACTTGTATTAAAAAAAGCAATTGTTGAACCATATAAGTGATATAATTATGAAGGGAAGTTAGTGTAACAGAGACCTGAATAGGAAAATGTTGGAAAGTGGTAAAAGCTCCTTTTACCAGAGTTAGCTTAGCTGATATCCGGCCGTGAGATGTCTAGGGTTAGGATTCGGGATTATAGGAAGCATTATTACAGAAATGGGTCCTCGTCCACAGTGGACGTGGTAGGTGGCAAGTGGTTTTAAGACCGTTGGATGAGTATCCGGCGATcaagattataattatatattttttaacatttcTAGCGTTTTTTAACCGCCGGACCGGAACTCGTCCACCAGTTAAAAAATGCTTTAAAGGGTCATTTTCCTATTCATGATTAAAGTGCTGGACATATTAACAACCTGTTATAACTTGGCGGCTGAATATTCATCCAACAGTCTAAAATTCAGTTGCTACCTAACACATCCAACCTCAGGAAATATAGCGAGGATTTGTTTTCTTTCATAGAACTCATAatcacttttataattttaccTATTATTTTTACCTACTTAAAAAACGTTGTATCGTGCGATGTATTGACAACTTTTTATAACCCTGACCGCACTTAAAAATCACATGCCGCCTAACACGTCCACAACCCAAGAAAATATAGTGATGATTTGTTTTCTTTCCTGAAAGTCATAATCACTTTTACAATTTTACCTGTTATTGTTACCCATTTCCactcaataatttttttttcttcttttacaACTGATCTTTATGTACTCTCTCAAATGATCACATTATATATGCGAAAGTATCTCACATTGTCTATTACAGAAGTTATATTTAGTCCTGATTATTTGCCGCCaattatatatagttaattATTAACAGATACTATAtgtattcacaaatcacaatgTTTCTCATGGCAACAATATTGCTCTTGATTGCATTTATATTTCACATGAATTAACTGGAAAACTCTAATACGTACTAACATTGTATATACATGACAAAAAAACCTTTATATGCAGGAACAAAGTGGTAATGCTGAGATGTTACTTGATCCATCGGTGTTTTCAGACCACATGATTCTAGACCAACTTGAAACTCTTAAAGTGATAAACATGGTTGCTTCTCCCAATGAGTTTCAGTTGATAAGACTTTTGCTTGCATCTTCCCCTTCGCTTAAATCGTTCGACTTCAACACCGAATACATAATTCATGATCCTGCAGAAGAGTTAATGATTACACAAGAGGTGCGGCAGATCCCTAGAGCTTCTAGAGATGTAGTGATCGAGTGGATTTTTTAGCAGGTCTGGTGGCAGGGAAGTCATGTGTTGGGAGAATAGAATATTGAAGCATGTAGACCTAAAAACAATGTGTGTGTTGTGTATTTTCTAAAGCCAAGCTGTAGTTTTCTGGCTtataatcaaactttttaagtgcACATGGAACCTTATTTGGGGATTATATAATTCGTTAAGATCAGTAATGGCGAGTATTTGAGTACAGAAAACAAACACAGAATGTAACAGGTCATTCTCTTTACCGAATCTCCAAACTCCAGGGTAATGTAATTTTTGGATTGGATCaatttcaattcaaattttataaggGTTGACTTGTCaccaatttgaaaattttatgaaaaatatcactatatcgttagtcgaaattcttaaaatattatatattgagtttcgcacatttttatgaatggtattacatgcAAATGAAGATTTTGAGTTCTAGtattgtaaataatatttttaaatttttaaaaattatctactatctatttttatttaaatcaaataaaacaatcaaaaattaaaattaaatagttgataatttttttaaaaatctgacaatattatctaaaatagtAGAAATCGGaacctttcatttggatgtaatatcactcataaaaaatgtgtgaaactcaatatataacaCTTTTAAGAATTTCAACTAAcaatagagtgatatttttgatacaaatttttaaatgagtaACTCATTTGAGTCAGTTTTCTAATCAATGACTCAGCGGATACATTTGGATGCAGTAAGTGacctatttgataattatccaaattttataataatttaaaactaataGAAAAAAGATTAATAGTATGACAACAAATTTGGTATCAAATATTCATTTGGTACAagtgttaaataaaaattgactcTTTCAAAAATGTCAAGTATATATACCATCAAAGTTTATTGAAAAAACAAATTCGGTACCTTTATCTTTCATACATTTACATAATATTgctcatatatttataaatcaatatcTCAAGAGAGtaattttaacattaaaataacACAATCTTTTTcctaattaattaaaagtaaTTATGAGTTAGATATGATCTTTAGTTCACTACAAAAATACAGGACAAAATCGACCGTGTAAAATCAACCGATAGGAAAAAAATGCCGAGATAAAACTAACGGGTTAAAGTCGGTCGATTTTAACCAGAATGACGTCGTTCTGTATTGCTGGTAAGAGTTTGAATGACTTAAACCGACCAGTCGGAATTGGTCAGTTTTAGTGCTGACGTGTCCAGAGCATAACTGACCAACTCCTGAGCCGGTTAAGTGTTTAGATAATCTGTTAAATAAATCGATGCCGTTTTAGGTctaaagtcaaaaccgaccgtcAAATCAGAGTTGGttaattttaactatttttttatcgttaaatatatttatttatttgaaaaatggGTAATATATACGCGTTACGGATGGGGCACGACGCtgtttttagttaaaatacaTAACTGACCGCTTGAGTGGTCGGTTTTAACTCGTTTTTTTGTTAATGTATAAATCTCTTTCTCGGTCACTAGTCTCCTTCTTTTTCCCGCATCTCATTTTTGCCTTCTAAAATCGCTCTCTCTCTACGCCTCTCTCTACCTAAAACCTCTCCCTCTATCTCTTTATACAGAAACACCATGAGAATGAGGGTTCTTAAATTTGGTTGTGTGTCAATTAGATTTCGGATAGGGTTCAATCTTAATTAGAGTTCTATATATAAGCTTCAAATTTACAGGTATCTCGATTTATCGGTCAGTTTCTCTTTATATGTTTGTGTACCTATATGTTTGTAAGTTTAGTcgattttgagtttgattttgatttagtTTTTTGAGTTCATTTTTAGTCGATTTTGTAAGCATGACAAGAGCATGAGTCGAATCAGCAAGCAAGATACATGACCATTTTATTAAacattgaaataaaattaataaaaaaatcattaaaatttatttataaaaaacataatGAAAACAATTTCAAAGCCCGGAAGGGCCACTCTTGCCCTTGTCCTCCTCCTCTTTTTGCTTTTTCAACTTCTGACCCATCATTCCCGCGAACTTGATTATCCCCACCCACTTGTATATCGAATTTAATCTGATTTTTATCCAACACCATCGGAGatacttttaaatttttctatgaattaaatatattgagATTAGTGCTCAATATATGATTagaatttaaaaactaaattattataattgaaattgatttttcaaaaatatattatgtaatatatagtttattttcattataatatgaaaattatCTGAAGTCTTCCACACACCCTACTTTCAGATGGGGGAGATAAGTGGAAAGCAAAAACAACAAATCATATCGAgacatttaataaatatataaattggttggtgaattcaaattattttgctCGACTATGTataagtatataaatttgtCCAGATGTATTAAATATAGGTAGTAATGTAACTGCAGAAACAATTCATATCCAAacatatatttaacaaatacataaattaattGTTACATTCAAATTAGTTTGtttgtatatgtataaatatacaaAGTTGTCCAGCTGTATTCACTACTATAAAGTGATTTTGAATTTCACAATATGAAGCTCACTTAAATCATACAGTCTTCCTTACATGTCTCAAATATAAATTGACAACGGCCATGGTTTATGCTGCAAAATCAAAACACTGTCGATAATTTTTCTACTTCAATTTTGAAACACCACCTTTCAAATCAAAGCGAGTGCTACAAGTATCTGTCACCAACTGTCGATAATTTTTCTACTTCAATTTTGAAACACCACCTTTCAAATCAAAGCGAGTGCTACAAGTATCTATCACCAAAACACAGGTATCACCAACTcatttatgattatatatttagacAAAATTGAAGCTGATCTATGTTCCCTTCATTGGTTGTTTACTAAGATGTGTAAATTGCTTAGTTTCAAATATTCATGTAGAAAACTCTTATGCTTTTAAATATTGTGTTATCAAGAatttaattaatgatataagattttatattttgataataatcttttttcacagattcaaatatttatgttgAAAACTCTTATGCTTTCAAATATTGTGCTATCAAGAATTTAACTAATAACATAAGAtttcatattttgataattttgtatCCAGACTCATGTCTCCTTAAGCTAAAACTCGACGATTTGAGAATGGGGCAGGAGAAACTGATATAATCAGCCACCTGCCCCCATTCTTAATAGATGAGGTCTTAGAACGTTTGCCGATTCATGATGCTGCGAGAACTAGCGTCCTATCCAAAACATGGAGGCGTATATGGGAATCGCACCCAAATCTGCATTTGAATAAGGAATTTGTCACCCAATTGGTTACTCAGAAGTTTGCTGAGATGGATGAGCAAACTCAAATGAAAGAAGTTTCGAAAACCATCAGTAACATTTTTTTATCTCACAATGGCCCCATATTGAGTTTCCTTCTTTACATTCCTAGATATCTGCCGTTTCATGAAAGTTCAGATCTCATTCTTTGGATCAAAAACATATCAAACAAGGGTGTTGAAAATCTGATGCTTAGGAATCAATAACCATTTGTCTGCAAAATGCCCTCTTATTTCTTCTCCTGTCTGCAGTCAACTGATTTGTGGCTGGAGAGCTGCATATTAAACCCACCCCTTGGGTTTTCGGGATTTAGTAAGCTAATAAGTGTAGACCTTGAGCATGTGACATTCAGTGGTGACATGACATTTGGCACTCAAGTCCAAGATTTACGACTGGATAATTGTAGGGGCATTGAACAATCTCACTGCGTTGTATTTCTTCAACAGTGATGAAATTGATTGGCGATGGTTTGAATGCACCCATAAGTTGCAAATTCTTAGGATTGTGATGAGTGAAGTGCCTAGTTCTACTGATAAAGTGATTAATTTGGACAAGCTACTTGGCAATATGCCTAGACTCGACACTCTTTGGCTTGAAGGCTTCGTATACAGGGTACGTAATTTTAACTAACAAGttagattatatatttgatatcatcATTCACTGGTATAAATATCTGATCCAACCAAATATCTcacaatataatatatctttctATATACTTACATATATGTGTGGTTGTACATAGCTTTTTGAACCAGGTACAGCTCGTTTGAAGTGTCTAACAAGAAAAATGGAGAACTTGAAAATAATGTACCttcaatattttgaaatatatgatCTGGTTCAGATTCAAGCTGTTCTTTGTTTGATCAGAAGTGCACCAAACCTGAAAATACTTGACATCAGTCTGGTGAGAACTTGTTCCCCCTATTATGATCATTATCATATTTTACTtgctaattttaattaatttataatgctTTCTAATTGGGACTAGTCATAGTCCAAAGAGAAATTTGTATTATTTTCCTCTCCCTTTCTATTAAAATCAAATGATTATTTGATCTGGAGACAATTATGTAATCAAATAGTAGGTTTAGATGATTTAACATGCCATATTTGTTGCATATATATGAAGGTAACTATAGATTTTTTTGCCCCAATTGTTCTTACAACAAGTAACATAAATGTATAGTACTTCATAAAACAtaccttatatatttttatatatcctattgaaaaataacttatttaagaaatgaaaaaagatatttaacAAGAAATGCTTCTTACCTATAAAGATTGGTATCATTGTGTCCAAACCTAAGACTCAACCTGTACAAAAAAATCAATTGTTGAACCATATATAACTTATTTGTTTTCAGACTAATTAAACTGATATAATTATGAAGGGGCCGGGAGTTAGTGTAACAGCCATTAATAGGAAATGTTGGTAAAAGCTCTTTATACCAGAGTTAGCTTAGCTGATTGATATCCCGTAGTGAAATTTCTAGGGTTTGGGATTGTATGAAATTAGAGAAATTTGTTTTCTTTCCTGGAACTCATAATCACTTTTACAAAGTTACCTATTATTTTTACCCACTTCCACTCAACAGggttatattttttctttgatAACCGGTATCTTTATGTACATAGTCTCTCAAGTGATTGCATTATATATGTGAAAGTATCTAATATTGTCTATTACAGAAGTTGTATTTAGTcctgattatattattatctatgttattatatatagttaattTGTAACAGATACTATATGTATTTACAATGTTTCTCAAGCATGGCAACCTTACTCTTGATTGCATGTATATTTCACATGAACTAACTGGAAAACTCTTATGCTAACATTGTATATACATGACATTGTATCCAGGAACAAAGTGGTCATTCTATGATGTTACTTGATCCGTGGGTGTTTTCAGACCACATGATTCTGGAccaacttgaaattcttaaagtAATAAACATGGTTGGTTCCCGCAATGAGTTTCAGTTGATAAAACTTTTGCTTGCATCTTCCCCTTCGCTTAGATCGTTCGACTTCAACATGGAATTCATAATTGATGATCCTGAAGAAGAGTTTATGATTTCACAAGAGGTGCATGAGATGCCTAGAGCTTCTAGAGATGTAGTGATCGAGTGGGTTATTTAGCAGGCCTGGTGGCAGGGAAGTCATGTGTTGGGAGAAAAGATAATTAGTCATGTGTGGGGAGACAAGACTGAAGCATGTAGACCTAAAAACAAATTGTGTTGTGGATTTTCTGATGCCAATCTGTAGTTTTCTGGCTTattaaaacttttttaagtgcACATGGAACCTTGTTTGGTGATTATATAATTCTTTAGGATGATGCTGGTATTTTGTTGGAATTATAATCTAAAcgtttattttgaataaatgttAACGTTGTATCTTACATGTTGGCATAAGAGAATAAGTCTCTCTCAGTTAAGATATTTAAGGAAGTAGCTTTCAGTTAATGGCTTTGATTGTAGGAATTGCTTGATCGTAGGAGTTTATGCCTGATTCTAGCTAGCAGTACTTTCTTTATATTGTAATTTGCATTCAGTTTTATAATAACAGAAGTAATACAATCCCTTTGCATTACTAGTTCTCTCTGAGTGTATAAACTTTACATATAAAGCTTTGTATTCTTGATTATCCcagtgttaaaaataatatatttgagtaaAGGAAACAAACACAGAGGTAACGAGTACTCATTCTCTTCACCAAATCTGCAAACTCTGCGATAATACCTATAATACACTGCACCAAACTAGCCTATTTACGACCGAAATTTAACCTTCAATCCGTCGTAAGTTgcttatttacgacggaaaagtTTCGTCATTTCTGCTCTAAGTAGTAAGTTTGGAAAACCGTCACAATCTTTACATCCGTCATAAGTTTAGTCAAGTGTCGCAAGTTAACAAGGTGGACCCCACACTCTCACtataataatacataaacttaAGACATAAATATCCGTAGTAAGATAGCGATTTTACGACAGAAATATCAATCGGATGTAAATTAGGGGTcgagtttcattttttttgttccaataatttttaattctgtAACTAACAACGAAATCTTTTCTGAACATTTGTTGTAAGTTtgagtttattttttataagagTATGTTGTATTTCTATATTCCCGTATTTTTTATTCCTGTCCACAAATCCATTGTTCTATAACTTAAACTACTATAACAAATATTGCAACTTAGATAAACCAATTCAACTCTTATATAAACTTACGAAGGAATCCTAATTTCTGTCGTAAGTTGAGTCGCCCAGAAGATCGGTCGTAAAAGAACTAATTTGTTGTaatgataatttaaaaactaaCACCAAAATTGACACTTTCAAAAAGATCAAGAATACCAtctaaatttattgaaaaaataaatcattaatatctcaaatagatttataattttaacactATAATAACACAATTTTAAACCTATTTTGTGGTAATTATTGGTACAGTATTATTCCTATTTTGAGGTAATATTTGATTATAGCATGCTATTATGCAAGCAACAGTAAAAATAGTAAGGTGCGGAAatgtaaatcagacacaagcaaCTTGCTAAAACCTTGAGCAGACACTAAACAGCTCGACATTATTGTCATTATTGTCCTTTGTGCAACTTGTTCTCGAACCCTTGAATTCCTTGAGTTTCCTTCATGAACCCTATGCACCTCAGACCAAGTGTAACTAATACTATCTAAATCCCCTTTGGTTCTTATCCAAGAACCCTGCTAGCTTTAGTGACTAAACAATTACAATCGTTAAATACAAAATTAGAGAGTTTACAACTCAAACTATATTCTCTAAGTAGATATGAATATAGTACGTATGCAATCAAGCTCAGTAGAGATTTATTTTTTCCAAGATGGTGAGTTATGTGTGTTGGTTCCTGAAAATTAGCAACCATGTATATATAGAATCATACAACAGCTCTATTGAAGTTAAACTCCATGAACGTTAGTTCGAGACGTTTAACTCAATGTTTAGAATGCATGTAGATTGGAAACTGAATATTATAAAACGTTTAGAAGATCAGTTCCTATAAATATGGGATAAGGAGGCAGTTTATAAGAAAAGAGTTTTAGATAAATCAaagtcacaatttttaaaaataacgcataaataaatagcacattcaacacatttgtaactggggttcaacatcgggtgtagaacactaattatcattatgttgaatatatctataaagatacttaaactatatctctggggtttgggtggagtttagaaacataaatatttgttatataatacgtttaacttagttcttacaatcaaaaattattttatgtacttctctaacacaattttaatcgatgttcaacaaaatatgttaaaaaaatgttgaactcaaattatatgtgTGTTGAACGcagaaagtttgtaagtttgtaccagaacccacccttatatatatatatatatataatactttgtTCATAGTTTAATTCGAAAGCATACATCTTTTGTCCTAAACATTGTAGAAGTCGAAATCTGTGAGAAGTTCCGCTTCTGGTAAGACTTTGTCGTAGCTTGTTGTTTAGAAACAGCTTATTAAATTCTGTTATATAAAAATTCCCGCAACACTAGATTAGATATTTAAAGCAGCAGGCTATAACAATGTATATTGATTATGTTAGCTAAAAGGATAAATATAGCATGCTcaagtgtgatcatcaaaacttggAATCTCCccatttttgatgattacacacAAATTTTGGAAGTAAATCTCCCCTGAATATGATACCCCTGCAGACAAgttagatataaaaaaaaactagccAGCAGAAA
This region includes:
- the LOC108207393 gene encoding F-box/FBD/LRR-repeat protein At1g13570-like, with amino-acid sequence MAAQAKTRRYENGTGETDRISHLPPFLIDEVLERLWIHDAARTSILSKTWRHIWEMHPNLHLNYKFITQLVTQKFAEMDEQTQMKEISKTISNIFLSHSGPILSFFLYIPRDLPFHESSDLILWIKNISNKGVETLTLRNESPVDCKIPSYFFSCVQLTDLGLEGCVLNPPLGFTGFSKLIRVDLKDVTFSGNMSFGTQVQDLRLHNCRGIEHLGRQFKPDNNLTALYFLNSDVIDWRWFECTYKLQYLRIVMSKMPSSTEKVINLDKLLGNMPRLDTLWLEGFVYREQSGNAEMLLDPSVFSDHMILDQLETLKVINMVASPNEFQLIRLLLASSPSLKSFDFNTEYIIHDPAEELMITQEVRQIPRASRDVVIEWIF
- the LOC135150508 gene encoding F-box/FBD/LRR-repeat protein At5g44980-like; translation: MTSFCIAGKSLNDLNRPVGIGETDIISHLPPFLIDEVLERLPIHDAARTSVLSKTWRRIWESHPNLHLNKEFVTQLVTQKFAEMDEQTQMKEVSKTIRALNNLTALYFFNSDEIDWRWFECTHKLQILRIVMSEVPSSTDKVINLDKLLGNMPRLDTLWLEGFVYREQSGHSMMLLDPWVFSDHMILDQLEILKVINMVGSRNEFQLIKLLLASSPSLRSFDFNMEFIIDDPEEEFMISQEVHEMPRASRDVVIEWVI